Proteins encoded by one window of Haematobia irritans isolate KBUSLIRL chromosome 2, ASM5000362v1, whole genome shotgun sequence:
- the LOC142226477 gene encoding zinc finger HIT domain-containing protein 1 yields the protein MTGRESNRIKDAEKKRVLDEAARQRRARKALEALEQDNFHDDPHADLVMSKKVPKFQDNLKNPKENRKSKRKGPEYYRAKYRKNFVQLLDEEKQFNPDPPNYMSALAPPPSKPPRHFCAVCGNFSKYTCTACGTRYCCIRCLGTHQDTRCLKWTA from the coding sequence atgaCTGGCCGAGAATCGAATCGCATTAAAGATGCCGAAAAGAAACGTGTCCTCGACGAAGCAGCCCGTCAAAGACGAGCCCGTAAAGCTCTTGAAGCCCTTGAACAAGACAATTTTCACGACGATCCTCATGCAGATTTGGTAATGTCGAAAAAAGTTCCCAAATTCCAGGATAATCTTAAGAATCCCAAAGAAAATCGCAAATCAAAACGTAAAGGACCCGAATACTATCGTGCAAAGTATCGtaagaattttgtccaacttttggacgaagaaaaacaatttaatccAGATCCACCTAATTATATGAGTGCCTTAGCACCACCACCCTCTAAGCCGCCAAGACATTTCTGTGCAGTTTGTGGTAATTTTTCGAAGTATACTTGCACAGCCTGTGGCACTCGCTACTGTTGCATAAGATGCTTGGGAACGCATCAGGATACGCGATGTTTGAAATGGACAGCTTAa